The genomic interval gaaaagaatcatcTGGAAGTAATGAAGCTGAACAAGTTCTTGACTCTACTACCAGCAATGGAAATATGCATGCATCTGTACCTGTAGTCTCTACCGATGATATGGAAACAGCGAAATCTGCCGACATGCCGGATAGTTCAGAagatgttaaagaaaaagtatcgaGTCCTGGAAAATCAGCATGTTCGGTACCTGTTACAAATGAAGTTGAATTAAACGGAgcaaaatcaaaaagaatagaagatgCAGATAGTAGTAAAGGAGGGGGCGACAATGTGTCAAGCAGTTCTTGTACGCCAGTAGAAAATGGAGATGCCGGACAACAAGAGAGAATAAGTAGCAGTGATCGAAGAAGAGTTCAATCGATCGAGCTTTACCAAagttttttaaagaagaatgaTGAAGAGTCCGAAGgggacgacgatgatgatgaaaacGATGAAAGCTTCGATGGAGTCCCTGAAAGGTATGATAACTTAAACTCGTATTCGATACTCGTACTTAAACACTATCGAATAAActtagaattatattattaaaaaagaaaaaaaaaggtaaccAAATCCTAGATTAAAACATGATGAAGTTTTAGTGATGAAGATGACACGGAAGATGTCGACGAAGATGAGAgtgacgaagacgaagatggtgaagatgacgatgacaaagatgacgacgacaaagaTGACGATGAAGATGATGTACTAAACATAGAAGAGGTAATATAATTTCGAACGTATCGTAGTTTTAACAGGATTATAAAtttgctttaaaaaaaaaaaaaaaaagaaaaaataataataataagttttgcatatcatttttttcttatagccAGGTTCCGACAGTGGATGTACAGCAGTTGTCGCTATACTTAAAGAAAATGAGTTGTATGTAGCTAACGCAGGAGATTCACGATGCGTTTTGTGTAGAGATGGTCAAGCCCTCGAACTCAGTCTGGATCATAAGCCTGAGGACGAGCCAGAAATGAAACGTATACGAAAAGCTGGTGGAAAAGTTACATTCGATGGGAGAGTCAATGGTGGCCTTAATCTTTCAAGAGCGCTTGGAGATCACGCATACAAACAGAACACAGTTTTGCCTCCGCAAGAACAAATGATATCAGCGCTCCCAGATGTAAGGCATATTACCATTGAACCAGAAAGGGATGAATTTATGATATTGGCTTGCGATGGTATTTGGAATTTCATGTCGAGTCAGGATGTTGTACAATTCATTAAAACACGTTTAACCGAAAAGTACGATAACATTTCTAAAATTTGCGAAGAGGTAATtagttcattcattcattcattcattcatgcattcattcatttatggTTTCAAAaccatttcatattttatgatgatatatatatatatgtatatatacatatacatactaaTTTCACTTATATTACAGTTATTCGATCATTGTCTCGCGCCAGATACGTTAGGTGATGGTACAGGATGTGACAATATGACTGCAGTTATCGTACGATTTAAACCACCTTCCTCGAATGCAACGAATGCAACTATAGCTGAAGTTTGtgtacaagaaaaaagatcggtGTCACCTTCTAGCCCTAATAAAGAGAGCAACGATTGCGTtacagaagaaaatagaatgcAATCTTGCAAACGTCTTAAGACAGAGGCAGCTATCTAAATTACcaactaaaagaaaaacgaatgaaaaagaaaaaggaaaagaaaaaaatataacgcgATATATAAACTGATCTCTTCTCTCTGGAAACAGGTGGATGAATGTGAATTCATGTCAAATGATTTATCATACTGTAAAACTGTGAATTGAACACGGATGTATGATCATTAACGTACAGTAACAGTTACTACACTAATGTGTTAAAAAGGAAGAGTGCGTTAGTGTGTTGGCTAATGGTGATAGACTGAACGATTGGAGCACATGGAGATGATAcgctgcttttttttttgctttctatttttttttttttttttttggacttTTCTTCATCATGAAAATTTTCACGATACGTGCCCTtgagaaatttcttttgtacttttatttatctgctttctttttcttcttttttttttgtcggtCAAATAAGACACTATAAAAATCTCAAAATAACTTTCCATATAGTTGAGACAatcgtaaattaataaaggTCCTTTAAAACCCTGTcgtattcgatattaaaaaaaaaaaaaaagaagtataaatcTCAAAGCATAAAAATAGTATTTCTGTAAGtacgattgaattttttttgtatatatatatatatatatatatatatatatatatatatacatacacacacacatgatatctctttttctttcatttaatttagCTTTCAGCAAATAAAGTTAATTGCTTATCATCTCATTTGCTCCATTTATGTTGACGAAATATGCTCTTTGAGTTTTTTTAGCTTACTTTTAATatagtaagtatatatgtaattgtacatatttataaatttaggCTATaggatttatatttgtaataattaaaaacaccatacatatacacgtatacgcacacacatacactatTTCATACACAcaactatacatatatacacacacgtacacacatatatattacacatatacacatacgccgtttcttatttttacgaaataaagtttatttttgAATCCCTGGGGTACAATGGTTGAACGGGCATAATCTCTGAGTATAAAAAACTTTCATTGCAGAATTAAGACGTCCGCTTATCAGGTGTTATCGTTCTATGGTTTTTTGTATCGATGATATtgttaacaaagaaaaaaaaagaaaaaaaaaggaataataataataatataataataataataatattataataataataatgataataataataataataataataataatagtaatttcaCATTATGTTATTTTGGAAGTGCCATTGCACTTTTGTCAACGAGTTCGAACTCGTCTTTTATGTAGAAACTTATACGATTGAGAATTAAGATTTTTCAGAAACAGTATTCGATATACATAGAGAGATCATCAATCTGAAaacttatgtattatattatattgtactaCATAAGGGCATTGCGTGAGAACTCATCATTTGTGACACATAATTATTGTGCgatataattaagaattaaGAAACAATCATTTCTCGACaacaaaatgtaaatatatctcGCTCCATTAACTGTACTAATTCAATTATATTCATTGATTTTatcaaaacaaacaaacagacaaacaaaaaagacaaagaacatatatatatatacatatatataaaaaaaaaaaaaaaagaaaaaagaagaaacaacatGTGGAACGAAAGACctaattaaaatacaaaagcaCAAAACACTATTGCAGTGCCTAAAACTGTAATCGctgttgaaaaattaataacttgATTCTCTTGTGTCGTAGAGCATTCTCAAATGAAATTGTCAATTCGGATTGACCGACTGTTTGTAGATTTTTATAACGATACTTGTCTGCGAATCTCTAGAGTATCGATTCAGAAAATAAAACTGATGTGCCTTTTCAATTCAGGGGTTTGTCAACTTAACCGATAAGTGTACTGCGTACTCTTAACACCATTTTTCTCATTAAGAAGGGTTCTCTCGTACACCTCCAACCCCTCCACCCCCATGCATTCTCTTAAACTACAAACTTCGTCTCATAAACTTATGTATGATagtaatattcataatatatgtTCATTCGATTAGTCTCtaacttaatttttctgttttttgttttcttttctttcttttttatttttcaatacgtTCTTTCCCTTAATATCAAAAtacaattgttataatattttttgcatagttgaattttaatttactgTTAAATGTTCAATCGTTTCTATTTGTtccatttcaattttttttaacgagtcATATTGGATCCTCAAACGTtctaattccattgatttctCCATGATCAATGcctgaaatttttatattctattgatctgattatattaaaaaaaaataataaagaaagaaacaacagATAAGAATTTTCAATAACCTGTATTTGTTGTTTCTGCGCATCTCGTTGTTTTTCAACCGAACGTAATAAATTTCGCGCGCCAATTGttcgcattttttctttttcgacctCATTCGCCCAGTTGTCCGTCAGGTCaatgaatttattacaatttttttgaaattccaCGATTCCTATAAAAAAATGGCGACAGACGAATTACAAagtaattcgaaaaaaaaaatattcagtttattacaatttttttgcTTGCAAATAACtgctgattaaaaaaaaaaaaaaagaaataaaaaaactaaaaaaaaaaaaagaagaaaaaaataggaatacgagaataataaaaatggcgAAAATGTTACAAtcgtcgaaatatatatatatatatattttttttttcataaattaatttcgaaaaaaaaaataataaaaatttgagatATGTTGAGATGTGTTATATAATGCACgaattcaaaatgaaaacgCTCCTTTAAATGTGTGCGGTCgccgaaaaaataaaaaaaaaagaaaaaatccttgggaatttcgttttctttgatTCGTACTGTACCGTCGAGTAGCATACATGACATTCTTGATCGAACGAAGTGTTATGGTAGTGAACGATAACCAACAAGttaaaatcgtaaaagaattaaattcataataaaGGGAATTAAAAGAACTATTACGTCGTCACGCGAAGAGCAAGAAAAATGTGGTAAAATGTTAGAGTAAGAGTATCTacgaaaaagacaaaagaaaagagaaacaaaagagaaaaataagatcatAGTGTGGAAAGTGTGCAAAGAAGTTGAAGAATCTTCTCAATCGATATCATTGCTGAACACGATCAACAACGCCTTACTAACTTACTGGTAACGAAATTTTGACATTCCTCctttaatttattcgtttgattAGCTACTTCCGGTTCTAAAATACAAATCTTACTTAGATCATCTATATAAAGGCCGTACTTTGTCAACGAATCGGCCATTCTTCTCTTAAACgacaaacaaaaacaaacgaaTGTTAGTTTTTTGTATGATACGCATGCGTAAACTTTTGTTTTCCTCCTTGGTTGCCAATGGTGATCCATATATTTTCCGACTGATGAcgttttaatacatatatcgattAGAATAGTGATtgcaagcaaaaaaaaaaaagaaatcaaaaacaaaaaacaaaaaattgtataattattattcattacattttcttataagaattatataaaagtattgagagaaaaaacgattcGATAAGAATTCAAATCTTCTTTATCGTCTGTACATATCATCGTACTACCTTATCGACAATCGAGTTGACCATACgaacgtacttacgtatagaCTTGCTTATAGTATCTACTTACCGACGTTACGTCAGGtcgataaagaaatttcaacATAGAAGAGAACGCAGCAGGTGCGCACATTATACACGCGATACGATATCTATATTGAAGCTTAACGATCCTGGCTCGTCGTTCGTGCCACTAGTCATTCAGCAAAATGGGGGTACGGTAGGATGCATTCTTTCGTGTCGAATCGCGCGAAGAACCTGTGTTATTCGTAATATCTGcgttaataataagaatcatTTACGACTACGATGAGGTTATTCGAGGCTACTTAAAAGGGGAcaattatctaataattattagttcgttcgtcgttcgaaaaagtaaaaaattaaaaattaaaaaagaggaaaagtaaaaggggaaaaagagaagaagaagaagaagaagaagaagaagaagaagaagaagaagaagaaagaaagaaaaaaaaggaaagaagaaaaaattcgatcgagtgCGTCGAGTGCCTAACTTcgtgtcgtcgttgtcgttgtcgtcgtcgtcgtcgtcgtcgtcgtcgtcgtcgtcgtcgtcgtcgttgtacgGTGGATTTGacactttgaaaaaaaaaaagagagagaaaaaggaaaacgataaaaggaagaaaaaaagaaagatagaagaactCGCTATATCACACTTTATCCCCCctcttttacatttctttatattcgtcTTATTTAACTTATTCTCGGGGATATAcgtttttcgattaattaattaaacgtttttGGAGTTGTGTCGAAG from Vespula vulgaris chromosome 11, iyVesVulg1.1, whole genome shotgun sequence carries:
- the LOC127067450 gene encoding probable protein phosphatase CG10417 isoform X1 translates to MGGMGAYMSKPITNKISTDEVGKNVAFGASSMQGWRISQEDAHNCCIDFDKDVSLFAVYDGHGGHEVATYCARNLPNFIKQTEAYKRGDIRQALIDAFLGFDATLAKPEVVSILKELARPSTSDNKEDDLNDSDEEENVSNLRMEAAMPLDQVIGKYQSEVSNPHANNLKNEKSSKRACPYLRGRKEKDKASCSSSGAGCSSSSSAWNTNEADVSSSSQPCGSSMSSTMKRKESSGSNEAEQVLDSTTSNGNMHASVPVVSTDDMETAKSADMPDSSEDVKEKVSSPGKSACSVPVTNEVELNGAKSKRIEDADSSKGGGDNVSSSSCTPVENGDAGQQERISSSDRRRVQSIELYQSFLKKNDEESEGDDDDDENDESFDGVPESFSDEDDTEDVDEDESDEDEDGEDDDDKDDDDKDDDEDDVLNIEEPGSDSGCTAVVAILKENELYVANAGDSRCVLCRDGQALELSLDHKPEDEPEMKRIRKAGGKVTFDGRVNGGLNLSRALGDHAYKQNTVLPPQEQMISALPDVRHITIEPERDEFMILACDGIWNFMSSQDVVQFIKTRLTEKYDNISKICEELFDHCLAPDTLGDGTGCDNMTAVIVRFKPPSSNATNATIAEVCVQEKRSVSPSSPNKESNDCVTEENRMQSCKRLKTEAAI
- the LOC127067488 gene encoding intraflagellar transport protein 20 homolog, with translation MADSLTKYGLYIDDLSKICILEPEVANQTNKLKEECQNFVTRIVEFQKNCNKFIDLTDNWANEVEKEKMRTIGARNLLRSVEKQRDAQKQQIQALIMEKSMELERLRIQYDSLKKIEMEQIETIEHLTVN
- the LOC127067450 gene encoding probable protein phosphatase CG10417 isoform X2, with product MGGMGAYMSKPITNKISTDEVGKNVAFGASSMQGWRISQEDAHNCCIDFDKDVSLFAVYDGHGGHEVATYCARNLPNFIKQTEAYKRGDIRQALIDAFLGFDATLAKPEVVSILKELARPSTSDNKEDDLNDSDEEENVSNLRMEAAMPLDQVIGKYQSEVSNPHANNLKNEKSSKRACPYLRGRKEKDKASCSSSGAGCSSSSSAWNTNEADVSSSSQPCGSSMSSTMKRKESSGSNEAEQVLDSTTSNGNMHASVPVVSTDDMETAKSADMPDSSEDVKEKVSSPGKSACSVPVTNEVELNGAKSKRIEDADSSKGGGDNVSSSSCTPVENGDAGQQERISSSDRRRVQSIELYQSFLKKNDEESEGDDDDDENDESFDGVPESDEDDTEDVDEDESDEDEDGEDDDDKDDDDKDDDEDDVLNIEEPGSDSGCTAVVAILKENELYVANAGDSRCVLCRDGQALELSLDHKPEDEPEMKRIRKAGGKVTFDGRVNGGLNLSRALGDHAYKQNTVLPPQEQMISALPDVRHITIEPERDEFMILACDGIWNFMSSQDVVQFIKTRLTEKYDNISKICEELFDHCLAPDTLGDGTGCDNMTAVIVRFKPPSSNATNATIAEVCVQEKRSVSPSSPNKESNDCVTEENRMQSCKRLKTEAAI